The Coccidioides posadasii str. Silveira chromosome 2, complete sequence genomic interval AACTGTCGATAGTGATTTGAGGATGAACCTCTCATCAAGTGTCTTCAGGAAGAGGGACTTAGTTTTGCCGCCTTTGGAATCCCATTTCATGCAGCGAGATAGAGATTCCACGATGCGTTCAGAGATGCCGCATTTTCTCCGAAGGGCATCAAACTGCTCCGCGTAAAATATCTTGCAAAGCATTTTCGCGCTGCCCTCCTGGAATTGGTACTTAAGGTGTGTCCCCGTACTCCGCAGCAGCGACTGCTCAACTTCTGGTTGAGAATCGGGACTTCCAACTTCCGTTGAAATGTTCGTCTGGGCCATCTCATTAGTCTCTTGAATGCTTCGAAGCTTCTGCTTGTAGTCGCCCGAGTCTAAAGCAAACGCGATCAAAGAGCTCGGTTCATCTTCTCGGACAATTATGTCACAATCAGCAAACACATGATCTGAATCGCTCAAGGGGTAGTCAAGAGGTGCCCAGCCACTCGCGGAGCGCTCTGCCCAAAAGTTGGCAAGCATCTTAACCAAAGAGTTCCGTTCATGTTTCGGCAGCTCCTTTAGTTCCAATGCAATTTCATCGGCAGGTATATTATTCGCATCTTCGGCTGAATGAAACTCTTCAAGCAGACATTTCTCAGTTTCACTCTGCTCACCATCACCATCAGGTTCCGAGGGAGGCTGACTACCTTCGCGCGAAGACTCCTCAGACGGCCTTGGCTCAGAGTCCGGCTGAGGCTCTTCGGGCTTTGGTGGGTGATCGGCAGGAACAACACGTTTCTCCCCTCCATCGGTTAGGCTGGTCGACTCCCTCGATGGAGCTCCCGAAGGCAGGTTTGTCAGGAAGTCTTCGTCTGAGGGGTCAACTGCATCCTTCACGCTCTTGTAAACTTCCATGATTGGATTCGAGGATGCCATTGGATATGCACGTGACTGCTTCCCCTGCGCGGCTCGTTGTCTCCTTTCCCTTTGCCGTTCTTTCTCGAACTCGCGACTCAATTGCTCAAAATGTCTTGCAAGCGAGGAAACCTTTGAGTTAGGCTTGCTGGGGATAGAGCGCGGTATCAGAGAATGCCCCGATGTCAATTTGCTAGGTTTTAAAGACGACAACCCCAGTCGTTCCGAAAGCCGTTTTTCGGCTCCTTTTGGCTTTGATTCTTCGGTATGATAGTAAGGGGTTTCTTCATTCTTGGGGGGAGGAGTAGTGCTTGGAGTAAAGTTTGCAGGAGACAGTCTTCCGGTGAGGCTCTTTTCCTTTAGGATATGCGCAGGTTGTGACTGGGTTCGAAGGAGCGGTGGAGAGCGTGCGCGGAACGCTCTCCGAATCCCTTTCTCACCCGAAGGGCGCGGTATCCCTGATGGAGGAGGTTTAGAAGTCATTTCTTCCGTAGCTTCGGAGGAATTGTTATCATCGCCTGGATTATCGGAAACCTCTTCGGGCTGTGGGTCCTTTTCAACCTTCGACGAGGCTTCCGCTTCATTGGCGTCTGCATTCAAGCTCGGCGGTGTAACTTCAGAAATTTGCTCCAGGAAGTTACGCTGGTCACTAGAGTTTTCAGCAGTTTCCTTTGGCGGCGAAAGTCGTTCGGCAATGCTATTAGGAATAGCCAAATCCAAATGCTGCACACCATCCTGAGGATTCATGGGTATTTCCGGTGGAGTATTTGCTTCTTCCTTAGGGGCAAGGGAAGGCGATAGTTGTCTCTCGCTATCGTGATCCTTGTTCGACCGGCCAGAATGCTCCTCCACAACAGACTCGAGAACGCTTTTTGCTTGCTGCGGGGATAACGTCATCCTCCGTTTCATGCCCGGAGAAGTTTTAACTTCAGTGCCTTGTTCGTCAGGCTCCGGAGTCGTCGCTGGAGTTTCATCACCAGAAGTGAGGGAGGTAacagacacatctttatcGAGGAAAATCCGTTTGAGCTGTAGTGCTGCCAATCGCTTAATATCCTTTTCAGATGGGAAATAGTTGCGCTCAAACTCGGCGAAAGTTGCATCCCATTCAACAACCTTTTCCTGCATGGATAAGATCACACGGTTTAGAGGGATGGTTTCCCAGTACCTCGAGTTCATATACATTTCCTGATGCTGCTTAAGAAGAGTGGCGTGCTCCTCGTTGGCTCTCTTCAGAAGAACCTCAATCTCTAGCTTGCAAGACTGGACCATTTCCGGAACAACACTCTCGACGTTCATTCCTTTTAACCGCGCTTTAACTGAATTCATGAAGCGTGTTAATCGATACTCAGCTTTGGTAAAGATTTCATTTCGGAGCCGAAGGTCCTTGTCCACTTTCCACGTCACGCGCGGGCGTGGCACTATGATTTCGAGCAGAGTAATTGGGTCATAGTGAATGCGAAGCGCGACGTCTTTGTAGCCAAAATACCTCAAATGATCTCTATGCAGATCATGAGAACAAACTCCGGCTCGGATATGCAAGTCTGCGCTAGAAAAGGATAGCTCGAGATATTTCCCGAAGGAGTATTTCCAGGTACTGTCCGACATGGGCATTGCGGGTGTTTCATTTCCGCATTTCTTGCAGCAGCTCCACATGAGGATTGTGTCCTGCAAACCGCGAAGTTTTGAGGGATATGGCTGGACGAAAATGCTAACCTGAGCGTCACCATGCACGTATTGTTGGTGGTGGTCAAACATTCGTTCTTCGCAGCCATTAACTGTGCATACAGTATTTGCATTGTGACATAAATCCTCCACATACTGGCCTAACGTGCAATCGGCCTCGAAAATCCTATCTGAGCCATGATCATTATAGAAGTCGAGGGCGAAGAGATCTGGTCCCGAACAAGGGATGGACGTGGTCGTGCACACCAAGCTATAAAGAACGACGATATTCTGATGCGCATAAGGATCGAAAAGATTACTGTTGCCGGATATATAGGTTTCCCATTGTCGTTTCTGCGTTTGGTAGATATATAAGGCTCTGTCATATTCTGCATCGTGCACTGCATGCAGGACTTCTTTCGCCTTTTTCGAGGCGCCTGACGGTGACTCGTGTATCATTTCAGGTGTAATAAGGACAAACCTCTGAGATTTTCCAGTCTCATCGATTGGCGCGTGAGCTGCAAAATCCTGATCACGAAGGCGTTTGAGATATGCAAGTTGCCTTTCAAGCTCCCTCGCACGCATCAAGAGGTACGGTTGTTGAAATTTAACGAAAGGAGAAGCCGAGAGGATTTTTGTTTGATGCTTTTCGACCATATCTTCGTAGAATGCAGGGGCTGGAGTATCCTGGCAAGTATCCGGCTTAGTGCATTGAGCATCTAAAGATGCGGTCATCACCGAAAGATCTGGCTGGCTAGTTTGATGATCATGGCTTTTCTCCTTTGTGTTGGGAATATCTCCTGGACCACTTTCTGCCAAGAGTTTAGATTCAGCATTCCCACTGATGGAGGCCGAGGGGCTATGCTTCATCGATGGAGTATTTCCCTGTGGCGACGTTGGGATCTTCGCGAATTCATCCCTCATGAGGCAGGTCTCGAGTTTGAGGTTATAAACAACGTAGACCATGAACTCCGTGATTCGCTTAATCTTCATAAGGACCTCGTTGCTAGCCCCTCGGAGCGCAATTGTGCAACCTAGCTCTTTGGGACACCCAGAGATATACATGTATGTCTTCTTTCGGCCGTTGTGAACGTATGTTTTGACGTCAAAGCTACCACATTGACCAGGGTATGCCGGCGCAGCAACAAGCCTGTCCATCGACGTGATAATCTTGGTCCGAGTGCATCTTGACACCGCTTCGAGGACAGATGGCTTAACATTGTAAGCTGTTGCAATATCTGCCTTTTCCAGGAGCTGCAGAGCCAAGCCGGATACATTCTTCTCCACTAAAAGAACATTGGGTCGCAACGCGGATATTCTTCCAACAAGATTTTCCAGGAACTCACGCTCTTGGCGAATTACTGGCTCCAGGCTCATGAAATGCTGTTGCTGCCGCGCGTACTCCAAAGGGAAAGTGATAATGAGTATGTTTGGTCGCGGGATACTTCTCGACATACTTTTCAGAGCCAAGTTTTTCGTAAAGACAAGGCCAGATACGTAAGATGTGTCCCCTGGCCGACCACCTGGTATTTTCTTGAGCTTGACATAATGTCGTATGTCCATGTCATCGCCCTGTTGAACGTCAGGTTCAACATCATCAGTGGCCTTTAAAAGAATTGGCAGTAGAGCCGTTTCCCAGCTGTGCGAGTGCGGTATAGATGCGTCTTTTAGCAGCTGTCGAAGGAGCTTTCTTACATGCTGAAGACTTGCTCGGTTCAATTCAATCGGAGGAGCGCCAGCGCCTCTCATTGATGAACTTCTTGTCATCTTAAATCCTCCGGGACCAGATGGCTGGGTCGCAGAGAATGTAGCCATGTTGGGATCCTGAAAATAATGAACGACTGATGGAGTGTCTTTAGAAGGTCTTGGTGAAAAGCGCTGATGGACGCTACTTGCGACGCTCAAATTTCGCCTTCTAAGGGAACGACCCGGGTTTACAGCTCGGGAACTGCTAACGCTTCCATCATCCAAATCTCGGCCAGAGTAAGTTCCTCCAGACTTGTCACCAAAGCGGGAACGGCCCTTTTTTACTGCTGCAAGGAAACCTCCAAAGGTTGCCTTCTCTCCCTCACCACTACTCTTGGAAAGAGGTCCATCGGAGACTACAGAAAACAAATTTGGTTGCTCGTCGGCGCTTGAGGCATCGTCTGAAAGGTACTGCGCCAAATCAGGGTCGATAATGCTATCTCGATGGAATGCATGCAGCTTAGAGTTGCTGGGAAAGTCCTCCCCGACACGGCGCTGAAAAGGTGCTTTGTCTTCATGATAGGATTTTAGGTTGCGGATATATTGGGTTCTGGAATGGTGCCGTTTATGAGAGACGGAGAGTGCTCTTCCATTTAAAGAGGATCGTAACGACCTAGAGGATGTGGGCCTCGTAAGCGGGCGGTCAGACTCTATTTCGAGAATGGCAGAGCGACGATTATTTCCATCTCCTGTGCGCCGTGTCGCAGGAATAGCCATGGTCGGAGTTTTCAAAACCTGATCAACCGATTGAGAGACAACGGACGAAGAATCATCGTCTTCGGCGGAAAGTCTAGCCTTGACGGCATTTCCTAGGCTTTCCGAATTACGGGAATTGAAGACTACTGGACTCAAATCATCGCCACTGTAATCAGAAGAGTCGGATTCATGACCGTTAATCACAGCCTCGCAACGTTTGCAAACTCGGATAGAGCCAGAATGGCCAAACGGGGCTCCCGAGATGATGCATGTGCATTTGGAGTCGAAAATTTGACCACATGTTCGACAGTGATGCTTCCTTCGAAACGTGGAGAAAGGCTCTCCACAATGGAAACAATCCTTAGCATTCTCGTCTCGCATCCAGTATTCTCTACTTAAGAGTTTTCTTCTAAAAGGTGTAGAGTTGCCCCTTTGCGAGCGATCTAGGTCCTGCGACACCCTCGTACCACTTTGGCTGGAACGAACCGGCTCCGGGGTATCGAATGAAATGTGAGGAATGGCCGTAGATGAACGAGCACCGGAGGACGTTGAGGATAGCATACGGGAGGGCCCATATCCTGGTAAACGACTTTGGCTAATTCGAGGCGTCGCCTTCTCTCGTGATTTTATGAGAGACGTTCGAGATGAGTGACCCGACGAGGGCTCCCTGTCCGTCATAGACACCGATGTAGCGGCAGTGGCGGTTCTAGTATCATTGACCGAGCTCTCACCAGTCGATAGTTTTGCGACACTGTTTGTCATAGACGTCTGCACAGGTGAGGCATCCACGGAGAAGGAAGTAGTAGAGTTTCGTACTTGAGGCTGAACATTATTGTCAAGTTCTGGTTCTTTATCGTCCCACTGGGAGTGGGGAAACGCGGTGTTAAGCTCTGTTAATTCGTTTTGAGAATCAGTCATGGACGGCTTTGTCGGTGACAAAGTCCGTTCGTGGGGTAAAGTTCCTCGTGAGTGTAATGTGCCGGGTATAACGCGATCTCTCTCCTCATAAATATGAGCTTCGTTGCCGGTGTTGGCCAACAGCTCTGGAGGACGAGTTGACACACTAGTCTTCAGCTCTTGCGATGACTGCAGCGACAACATCTGTAGAGAACCATCTATGCGGTCGGATGCCGTTGAATCTGCATTTGTCATGATACTCGCTGATAAGCTGCCCGAATTACTCGGTGTGTGATGCGGCCCGGGTCTGACAGCGTTCACATTAACCTCACTAACGGCGGGGTCCACAGctgaagatggagaaacCTTTGTCAGGGAGCTGAGAGACGGTTTTAGCGCGCCAACGGATGGCATCGAGGCCTTTGAGGAAATACTTGGGGCTTTGGAGGACATTTTGGAGGATTTGGGGGCGGAGAAACTCGTCATTCCTCCGTGGTGGGTCGAGAATGTCCCCGCTAGTGGCGACTGTGTTTTAGAAGCATGTGCCGAATTCGACGATGACCGCTGGTTTTCAGTGGCTCCCAACGCGGATAGGCTCAGCTGGGATGGCGGAGATTGAAGAGTCTTTGCCGTCGTAGCTTCAGAATCGGCCGCTTTCGTTGAACTCCCAACCATGTCCTTAACACCACCGACGGATGCTCGTAAAAGGCTATAGAGTCCACTCAGGCCACCCTGCAGATCCCCCACGACGCCAGTCTTGTTATCGGTGGCGGACGAGGGTACGGGGGGGTTCGTGAACTCATTGAAAACGGTGAGGGTATCGGAATTGGAAGCTGCATTGTGGATCTGATCGAGAGCTTCCGTCAGATTCTCCCTCTCAGTTTGGGTGCTGTATGAGGCAACGGAGCCTCGTCGAGATCGCCGACCGAGGGGGAGGAAGATGGAGGATGCGGAAGGACTTGATGTCTCCTGAGACCTTTGTGATGCCATGTCAAGGGGAAAAAATGGGGTTCTATATCCTCAATAGGCATAATATTCAGCGAATCCACCACCACGGCTTCCTCCTTTCCCTCTCCACACGGAGTAAAGATCCAACTTTCACCGTCGATGGTTGCACGGTGTTGGCATGCGTCCTCGTCTGGCTACATGCAAGGCAAAAGCAGGCGGCGCCCGTAGATGATAGTGGCAGGGCTGACTATCGGATGATAGAGGGCAACTCGAGGATGGAGAGTCGCTTTCGTCCATTTCAAGTTGGCGGCGGGATGCTTTCGTCCAGGGTGAGCTGGCCGTGTAGTTGGGCAGTCAACAGCTCGACGTCACAATCCGGCGTCATGCTTGTGGCGCGGCTGGCCAATCAGCGGTCAACGGCGGCGGAGGGATTGCTGACTAATTTACTCGTTCTGCCAGGGCGGTGAATTCACATGGCTGGGGCATGCGGCTGTGTGGCCAAAAGGAGAAATTTGTCTATGCTGAATTTGTTTCTTAGAAAGGAAAAGC includes:
- the FAB1 gene encoding 1-phosphatidylinositol-3-phosphate 5-kinase (EggNog:ENOG410PG1R~COG:T~BUSCO:75at33183), which translates into the protein MASQRSQETSSPSASSIFLPLGRRSRRGSVASYSTQTERENLTEALDQIHNAASNSDTLTVFNEFTNPPVPSSATDNKTGVVGDLQGGLSGLYSLLRASVGGVKDMVGSSTKAADSEATTAKTLQSPPSQLSLSALGATENQRSSSNSAHASKTQSPLAGTFSTHHGGMTSFSAPKSSKMSSKAPSISSKASMPSVGALKPSLSSLTKVSPSSAVDPAVSEVNVNAVRPGPHHTPSNSGSLSASIMTNADSTASDRIDGSLQMLSLQSSQELKTSVSTRPPELLANTGNEAHIYEERDRVIPGTLHSRGTLPHERTLSPTKPSMTDSQNELTELNTAFPHSQWDDKEPELDNNVQPQVRNSTTSFSVDASPVQTSMTNSVAKLSTGESSVNDTRTATAATSVSMTDREPSSGHSSRTSLIKSREKATPRISQSRLPGYGPSRMLSSTSSGARSSTAIPHISFDTPEPVRSSQSGTRVSQDLDRSQRGNSTPFRRKLLSREYWMRDENAKDCFHCGEPFSTFRRKHHCRTCGQIFDSKCTCIISGAPFGHSGSIRVCKRCEAVINGHESDSSDYSGDDLSPVVFNSRNSESLGNAVKARLSAEDDDSSSVVSQSVDQVLKTPTMAIPATRRTGDGNNRRSAILEIESDRPLTRPTSSRSLRSSLNGRALSVSHKRHHSRTQYIRNLKSYHEDKAPFQRRVGEDFPSNSKLHAFHRDSIIDPDLAQYLSDDASSADEQPNLFSVVSDGPLSKSSGEGEKATFGGFLAAVKKGRSRFGDKSGGTYSGRDLDDGSVSSSRAVNPGRSLRRRNLSVASSVHQRFSPRPSKDTPSVVHYFQDPNMATFSATQPSGPGGFKMTRSSSMRGAGAPPIELNRASLQHVRKLLRQLLKDASIPHSHSWETALLPILLKATDDVEPDVQQGDDMDIRHYVKLKKIPGGRPGDTSYVSGLVFTKNLALKSMSRSIPRPNILIITFPLEYARQQQHFMSLEPVIRQEREFLENLVGRISALRPNVLLVEKNVSGLALQLLEKADIATAYNVKPSVLEAVSRCTRTKIITSMDRLVAAPAYPGQCGSFDVKTYVHNGRKKTYMYISGCPKELGCTIALRGASNEVLMKIKRITEFMVYVVYNLKLETCLMRDEFAKIPTSPQGNTPSMKHSPSASISGNAESKLLAESGPGDIPNTKEKSHDHQTSQPDLSVMTASLDAQCTKPDTCQDTPAPAFYEDMVEKHQTKILSASPFVKFQQPYLLMRARELERQLAYLKRLRDQDFAAHAPIDETGKSQRFVLITPEMIHESPSGASKKAKEVLHAVHDAEYDRALYIYQTQKRQWETYISGNSNLFDPYAHQNIVVLYSLVCTTTSIPCSGPDLFALDFYNDHGSDRIFEADCTLGQYVEDLCHNANTVCTVNGCEERMFDHHQQYVHGDAQVSIFVQPYPSKLRGLQDTILMWSCCKKCGNETPAMPMSDSTWKYSFGKYLELSFSSADLHIRAGVCSHDLHRDHLRYFGYKDVALRIHYDPITLLEIIVPRPRVTWKVDKDLRLRNEIFTKAEYRLTRFMNSVKARLKGMNVESVVPEMVQSCKLEIEVLLKRANEEHATLLKQHQEMYMNSRYWETIPLNRVILSMQEKVVEWDATFAEFERNYFPSEKDIKRLAALQLKRIFLDKDVSVTSLTSGDETPATTPEPDEQGTEVKTSPGMKRRMTLSPQQAKSVLESVVEEHSGRSNKDHDSERQLSPSLAPKEEANTPPEIPMNPQDGVQHLDLAIPNSIAERLSPPKETAENSSDQRNFLEQISEVTPPSLNADANEAEASSKVEKDPQPEEVSDNPGDDNNSSEATEEMTSKPPPSGIPRPSGEKGIRRAFRARSPPLLRTQSQPAHILKEKSLTGRLSPANFTPSTTPPPKNEETPYYHTEESKPKGAEKRLSERLGLSSLKPSKLTSGHSLIPRSIPSKPNSKVSSLARHFEQLSREFEKERQRERRQRAAQGKQSRAYPMASSNPIMEVYKSVKDAVDPSDEDFLTNLPSGAPSRESTSLTDGGEKRVVPADHPPKPEEPQPDSEPRPSEESSREGSQPPSEPDGDGEQSETEKCLLEEFHSAEDANNIPADEIALELKELPKHERNSLVKMLANFWAERSASGWAPLDYPLSDSDHVFADCDIIVREDEPSSLIAFALDSGDYKQKLRSIQETNEMAQTNISTEVGSPDSQPEVEQSLLRSTGTHLKYQFQEGSAKMLCKIFYAEQFDALRRKCGISERIVESLSRCMKWDSKGGKTKSLFLKTLDERFILKSLSTVETQAFLKFAPAYFQIMSEALFHELPSAIAKMFGFYQVIIKNPTTGVEFNWFLLLMENLFYDRNPTRIFDLKGSMRNRKVQSTGEQNEVLLDENMVEFIYESPLFTREHSKKLLSQSVWNDTLFLARQNVMDYSLMIAIDEGRQELVVGIIDCIRTYTWDKKLESWIKDRGFAGGGKNRPTVTSPKEYKNRFREAMARYVLHAPNPWHQFQIPNLGKPAPSALDGRQESDLGDRQAELINDL